A genome region from Defluviimonas aquaemixtae includes the following:
- the rsmA gene encoding 16S rRNA (adenine(1518)-N(6)/adenine(1519)-N(6))-dimethyltransferase RsmA gives MAALDGLPPLREVIATHGIAAKKALGQNFLLDLNLTAKIARSAGDLRASDVLEVGPGPGGLTRGLLAEGARRVLAVEKDARCLAALDEIAATYPGRLTVLNADALEIDPTAHLSPPIRIVANLPYNVGTELLVRWLTPAAWPPFWQTMTLMFQKEVAERIVAQPGSKAYGRLAILAAWRTDARIVLTLPPEAFTPPPKVHSAVVHFTALPTPRFPADPKVLNRIVAAGFNQRRKMLRSSLKALSPDIERILLDTGIAPTARAEEVSLEAFCRLARALETL, from the coding sequence GTGGCCGCGCTCGACGGATTGCCACCATTGCGCGAGGTGATCGCGACGCACGGAATCGCCGCGAAGAAGGCGCTTGGGCAGAATTTCCTTCTAGATCTGAATCTGACCGCAAAGATCGCGCGCTCGGCTGGTGATCTTCGCGCGTCCGACGTTCTCGAGGTCGGGCCCGGCCCCGGCGGGCTGACACGTGGGCTGCTTGCCGAAGGCGCGCGGCGCGTGCTCGCGGTCGAGAAGGACGCCCGCTGCCTGGCCGCGCTCGACGAGATCGCGGCCACCTATCCCGGCCGCCTCACGGTCCTGAATGCCGATGCGCTGGAAATCGACCCCACGGCGCATCTGTCGCCGCCGATCCGGATCGTGGCCAACCTGCCCTACAATGTCGGGACCGAGCTTCTCGTGCGCTGGCTCACGCCCGCCGCCTGGCCGCCGTTCTGGCAGACGATGACTCTCATGTTCCAGAAGGAGGTGGCCGAACGGATCGTGGCGCAGCCCGGCTCGAAGGCCTACGGGCGGCTCGCGATCCTCGCCGCGTGGCGCACCGACGCGCGCATCGTCCTGACGCTACCCCCCGAAGCCTTCACGCCGCCGCCGAAGGTCCATTCGGCAGTCGTCCACTTCACGGCACTGCCCACGCCGCGATTCCCGGCCGATCCGAAGGTCCTGAACCGGATCGTCGCGGCGGGATTCAATCAACGGCGCAAGATGCTCCGCTCGAGCCTCAAGGCGCTGTCGCCCGACATCGAGCGGATCTTGCTGGACACCGGGATCGCGCCGACGGCGCGCGCCGAGGAGGTTTCGCTCGAGGCGTTCTGCCGGCTCGCACGCGCGCTCGAAACGCTCTGA
- a CDS encoding LPS-assembly protein LptD has protein sequence MRQLLGAILLWLLALPAHAQDQATLVADRVYLSGDDTLTAEGAVEVFYRGARLTAEKIVYDQPTDQLTITGPIRLTEGGGMIVLADAAELSRDLQEGILTSARLVLDQQLQLAATEMARISGRYTRMSRVVASSCQVCPGNPTPLWEVRARRVIHDQQERQLYFDHAQFRVAGVPVFYLPRLRMPDPTLKRATGFLLPSIRTTSSLGPGIKLPYFIAMGDSRDLTLTPYVSSSRTRTLEFRYRQAFRKGELEMKGAVSRDDILMNETRGYLFGEGSFDLPRDFQLDFWVQGVSDDAYILDYGLGDIDRLASGVRVTRTRRNEHIEASVFRYWSLRAGDDNAVLPNLVGDFSFQRRFKPRYLGGEGKFAFEVHSQERRSAISTDANGDGVTDGRDVSRATAMVDWRRNWVLGNGILVSGAAQATADFYAVSQDVTFPGTITRFTPAAAVELRWPWVRSAPTGGASHVIEPVVQLVVSPDSTETVPNEDSQIVSFDEGNLFGFNRFSGADRHELGTRINMGLSWTRHDPAGWSLGITAGRVFRKNDLGQFGSASGLDGTSSDWLVAAQIETADGLRVINRAIFDDGFDFSRDELRVDYLTDRYTLAASYLWLTADPAEGRLSPSSEVVFDAGWSITPRWRGTVAGRYDFDADRAARASVGLEYRNECAAIDLSLSRRFTSSTSVSADTDFNLSVELLGFGSTTDGRMYRRSCVR, from the coding sequence ATGCGCCAGCTTCTTGGCGCGATCCTCCTATGGCTTCTGGCCCTGCCCGCGCACGCGCAGGACCAGGCGACGCTCGTCGCCGACCGGGTCTACCTCTCGGGTGACGACACTCTGACTGCCGAAGGCGCGGTCGAGGTCTTCTACAGGGGGGCGCGTCTCACGGCGGAGAAGATCGTCTACGACCAGCCCACGGACCAGTTGACGATCACCGGGCCCATTCGGCTGACCGAAGGCGGTGGAATGATCGTGCTCGCCGACGCGGCGGAACTCTCGCGTGACCTTCAGGAAGGCATCCTGACCAGCGCGCGACTCGTCCTCGACCAGCAGCTCCAGCTTGCAGCAACCGAGATGGCGCGCATCAGCGGGCGCTACACTCGGATGAGCCGGGTCGTCGCCTCCTCCTGCCAGGTCTGCCCAGGCAATCCCACGCCGCTTTGGGAGGTGCGCGCCCGCCGCGTGATCCACGATCAGCAGGAACGCCAGCTGTATTTCGACCACGCCCAGTTCCGGGTCGCGGGCGTGCCCGTCTTCTACCTCCCGCGCCTCAGGATGCCCGACCCGACGCTGAAGCGCGCAACAGGCTTTCTCCTGCCCTCGATCCGCACCACCTCGTCGCTCGGGCCGGGGATCAAGCTTCCTTACTTCATCGCGATGGGCGACAGCCGCGACCTGACGCTCACACCTTACGTTTCGTCCTCGCGCACCCGGACGCTGGAGTTCCGCTACCGCCAGGCATTCCGCAAAGGCGAACTCGAGATGAAGGGCGCGGTGAGCCGCGACGACATCCTGATGAACGAAACACGCGGCTACCTCTTCGGCGAAGGCAGCTTCGACCTGCCGCGCGACTTCCAGCTCGACTTCTGGGTGCAGGGGGTCAGCGACGACGCCTATATCCTCGACTATGGCCTGGGAGACATCGACCGGCTCGCTTCGGGCGTCCGCGTCACCCGCACCCGGCGGAACGAACATATCGAGGCCAGCGTCTTTCGCTACTGGTCGCTGCGCGCAGGCGACGACAACGCGGTCCTGCCGAACCTGGTCGGCGATTTCAGCTTCCAGCGCCGTTTCAAGCCCCGCTATCTTGGCGGCGAAGGCAAGTTCGCGTTCGAGGTTCACAGCCAAGAGCGCCGTTCGGCAATCTCGACGGACGCAAATGGCGACGGCGTCACCGATGGGCGCGACGTGTCGCGTGCGACCGCGATGGTCGACTGGCGCCGCAACTGGGTCCTCGGGAACGGCATCTTGGTGTCCGGCGCCGCGCAGGCGACGGCCGACTTCTACGCGGTCAGCCAGGACGTCACGTTTCCCGGCACGATCACGCGCTTCACCCCCGCCGCCGCGGTTGAGCTGCGTTGGCCTTGGGTCCGCAGCGCGCCGACGGGCGGCGCGAGCCATGTGATCGAGCCTGTCGTCCAGCTCGTCGTCAGCCCCGATTCGACCGAGACGGTGCCCAACGAAGACAGCCAGATCGTCAGCTTCGACGAAGGAAACCTCTTCGGTTTCAACCGGTTTTCCGGCGCCGACCGTCACGAGCTGGGCACTCGGATCAACATGGGGCTGTCCTGGACACGCCACGACCCGGCCGGCTGGTCGCTCGGCATCACCGCGGGACGCGTTTTCCGCAAGAATGATCTCGGCCAGTTCGGCTCGGCCTCGGGTCTCGACGGCACGTCGTCAGACTGGCTGGTCGCGGCGCAGATCGAAACCGCGGACGGGCTTCGCGTCATCAACCGCGCGATCTTCGACGACGGGTTCGACTTCAGCCGCGACGAGCTGCGTGTCGACTACCTGACCGACCGCTACACGCTCGCGGCGAGCTATCTTTGGCTAACCGCCGATCCTGCCGAGGGGCGGCTATCGCCCAGTTCCGAAGTCGTGTTCGATGCGGGCTGGAGCATCACGCCCCGCTGGCGCGGCACGGTCGCGGGGCGCTACGATTTCGACGCCGACCGCGCCGCACGCGCTTCGGTCGGGCTCGAATACCGCAACGAATGCGCGGCTATCGATCTTTCCCTCTCGCGTCGTTTTACATCCTCGACTAGTGTAAGCGCCGATACCGACTTCAACCTGTCCGTCGAACTTTTGGGCTTCGGCAGTACGACGGACGGGCGGATGTACCGCCGCAGCTGCGTGCGATAG
- the pdxA gene encoding 4-hydroxythreonine-4-phosphate dehydrogenase PdxA, whose translation MALAPIALTCGEPAGIGPEIAVKARARLGQDVPFFWIGAPRHLPAGTAIREIDDPAEAAAVPTALLPVIAHDFPAPARPGLPAPENAAAVIETIARAVDFVRDGAASAICTAPIHKKALKDGAGFGFPGHTEYLAHLAGTERVAMMLACDELKVVPATIHIPLTEVPRALTEEVLETAIRLTHAGLRRDFAVAEPRLAVAGLNPHAGEEGAMGDEEIRLIRPLLDRLRAEGMTISGPHSADTMFHPAARARYDAAICMYHDQALIPIKTIDFAGGVNVTLGLPFVRTSPDHGTALDIAGRGAADPSSLIAALQLARDMARNREAG comes from the coding sequence ATGGCGCTCGCGCCCATCGCCTTGACCTGTGGCGAACCCGCCGGCATCGGTCCGGAAATCGCGGTGAAGGCGCGCGCGCGACTTGGGCAAGATGTGCCGTTCTTCTGGATCGGCGCGCCCCGACATCTGCCCGCCGGAACCGCAATCCGCGAGATTGACGATCCGGCCGAGGCGGCTGCGGTTCCGACCGCGCTGCTCCCCGTTATTGCGCATGATTTCCCCGCCCCTGCCCGGCCCGGTCTACCCGCGCCGGAAAACGCCGCGGCGGTGATCGAGACCATCGCGCGCGCCGTCGATTTCGTCCGCGACGGGGCCGCCTCGGCTATCTGCACCGCGCCGATCCACAAGAAGGCGCTGAAGGACGGCGCGGGCTTCGGCTTTCCCGGCCATACCGAATACCTCGCGCATCTCGCAGGAACAGAGCGCGTCGCAATGATGCTCGCCTGTGACGAGCTGAAGGTCGTTCCCGCGACGATCCACATTCCGCTGACCGAGGTTCCGCGCGCGCTGACCGAAGAGGTCCTCGAAACCGCAATCCGCCTGACCCATGCCGGGCTCAGGCGCGACTTTGCCGTGGCCGAGCCCCGGCTCGCCGTCGCCGGGCTCAACCCGCATGCAGGCGAGGAAGGCGCGATGGGCGACGAGGAAATCCGGTTGATCCGACCGCTTCTCGACCGGCTCCGCGCCGAAGGCATGACGATTTCCGGACCGCACTCCGCCGACACGATGTTCCACCCCGCCGCGCGTGCGCGCTATGACGCCGCAATCTGCATGTATCACGACCAGGCGCTTATCCCGATCAAGACGATCGACTTTGCGGGTGGGGTGAACGTGACCCTCGGCCTGCCCTTCGTCCGCACTTCGCCCGACCACGGCACGGCCCTCGACATCGCGGGGCGAGGCGCGGCCGACCCGTCGAGCCTCATCGCCGCGCTGCAACTCGCACGCGACATGGCGCGGAACCGGGAGGCCGGATGA
- a CDS encoding peptidylprolyl isomerase, with protein sequence MTLLSLALAGLTAMSLPGAAQSGRFSPAVIVNGSVVTNYELEQRIRFLQLLRAPGDPVVEAEKGLIDDRLRAQAAEAADITVTPEQVTAGMAEFAGRANLETEQFLQAIGQGGVAPETFRDFVTAGLAWRDVVRARFVPRVRITEAEIDRAMSVAAQRGAGPRVLISEILLPLTPATAAETQELATELSETIGSEAAFSAAARRHSAAASRERGGQLGWIPLTNLPPQLRAVVAGMANGQVSPPVPLGGAIAIVRLRGIQQGGEIAARNLTVDYAQFLIPGGRSPAALAEAERVRGEVDTCDDLYRVASGLPAGRLLRDERPLGQVPADIAAELARLDDNESSATLTRGGALVFLMLCERRATLAEGGLPSATAASAVEGAPAVDPELGFGAGPSRAQIREELTNQQLAGYADGYLAELRANAIIQTP encoded by the coding sequence ATGACTCTCCTTTCTCTCGCCCTCGCGGGCCTCACGGCGATGAGCCTGCCCGGGGCGGCGCAAAGCGGGCGCTTTTCGCCCGCCGTGATCGTGAACGGCTCCGTCGTGACGAACTACGAGCTCGAACAGCGCATCCGCTTCCTTCAGTTGCTGCGCGCGCCTGGCGACCCCGTGGTCGAGGCGGAAAAGGGCCTGATCGACGATCGGCTCCGCGCCCAGGCCGCCGAGGCCGCGGACATCACCGTCACGCCCGAACAAGTCACGGCCGGAATGGCCGAATTCGCCGGCCGCGCCAATCTCGAAACAGAACAGTTCCTTCAGGCCATCGGCCAGGGCGGCGTCGCGCCCGAGACCTTCCGCGACTTCGTGACCGCCGGCCTTGCCTGGCGCGACGTCGTCCGCGCCCGGTTTGTCCCCCGCGTTCGCATCACTGAGGCCGAGATCGACCGCGCGATGTCCGTCGCCGCGCAGCGTGGCGCAGGTCCGCGCGTGCTTATCTCCGAAATTCTCCTGCCCCTGACGCCCGCGACGGCGGCCGAGACCCAGGAGCTCGCGACCGAACTGTCCGAGACCATCGGCAGCGAGGCGGCGTTCTCTGCCGCCGCGCGCCGGCACTCCGCCGCCGCCTCGCGCGAGCGCGGCGGGCAATTGGGCTGGATTCCGCTGACCAACCTGCCGCCGCAGCTCCGTGCTGTCGTCGCCGGCATGGCGAACGGCCAGGTGAGCCCGCCGGTGCCGCTCGGGGGCGCGATCGCCATCGTGCGGTTGCGTGGAATTCAACAGGGCGGCGAGATCGCGGCGCGCAACCTCACTGTCGACTACGCGCAGTTCCTGATCCCCGGCGGCCGCAGCCCCGCGGCCCTCGCCGAGGCGGAGCGCGTGCGGGGCGAGGTCGACACCTGCGACGACCTCTATCGTGTCGCAAGCGGCCTGCCCGCGGGCCGGCTCCTGCGCGACGAGCGGCCTTTGGGCCAAGTGCCCGCCGACATCGCCGCCGAACTCGCCCGCCTCGACGACAACGAAAGTTCCGCGACGCTCACGCGCGGTGGCGCGCTGGTCTTTCTCATGCTCTGCGAAAGGCGCGCGACGCTCGCCGAAGGCGGCCTGCCTTCCGCCACGGCGGCGAGCGCGGTCGAAGGCGCCCCAGCGGTCGACCCCGAACTCGGCTTCGGCGCGGGGCCGAGCCGGGCGCAGATCCGCGAGGAGCTGACCAACCAGCAACTCGCTGGCTATGCCGACGGCTACCTCGCCGAACTGCGCGCGAATGCCATTATCCAGACCCCGTGA
- a CDS encoding DNA polymerase III subunit chi, translating into MGQVFFYHLTRSPLETTLPMLLSKSLQAGWHVVVRGRDADRLTWLDQKLWTGSEEAFLPHGIAEGAHDALQPILLTTGEEMPNGAQCLMSVDGAGVAIEECARLERVCVIFDGNDATALDHARGQWKALTQAGAVAQYWSEAGGRWEKKAESGA; encoded by the coding sequence ATGGGACAGGTTTTCTTCTATCACCTCACGCGCTCGCCGCTCGAGACGACGCTTCCGATGCTGCTGTCGAAGTCGCTTCAGGCCGGCTGGCATGTGGTCGTGCGGGGCCGTGACGCGGATCGCCTGACCTGGCTTGACCAGAAGCTTTGGACGGGTTCGGAGGAGGCGTTTCTGCCGCATGGGATCGCCGAAGGAGCGCATGACGCCCTGCAGCCAATCCTGCTTACGACGGGGGAAGAGATGCCGAACGGCGCCCAGTGCCTCATGTCGGTGGATGGAGCCGGGGTCGCGATCGAGGAATGCGCGCGGCTCGAGCGTGTCTGCGTGATCTTCGACGGCAATGACGCGACCGCGCTCGACCATGCGCGCGGGCAGTGGAAGGCGCTGACCCAGGCGGGTGCCGTCGCGCAATACTGGAGCGAGGCGGGCGGGCGCTGGGAAAAGAAGGCCGAGAGCGGGGCGTGA
- a CDS encoding VOC family protein: MIIPATRYKDCEAALGFLKEAFGLHEHAIHRDEAGNIVHAQLMHAGGMVMFGPARDGEFDKLMTDPAETGGRETTTIYVVVRDVPGLYEQAKERGAKILLPLRHEDYGGQSFTAADPEGHIWSFGSYDPLAPHPA, from the coding sequence ATGATCATCCCCGCCACACGCTACAAGGACTGCGAGGCCGCGCTTGGCTTTCTGAAGGAGGCGTTCGGTCTTCACGAACATGCCATCCATCGCGATGAGGCGGGGAACATCGTCCATGCACAGCTTATGCATGCGGGCGGTATGGTCATGTTCGGCCCGGCGCGGGACGGTGAGTTCGACAAGCTGATGACCGATCCCGCCGAAACGGGCGGGCGCGAGACGACGACGATCTATGTCGTGGTCCGCGACGTTCCCGGCCTTTATGAGCAGGCGAAGGAGAGGGGGGCGAAAATTCTCCTGCCGCTTAGGCACGAGGACTACGGCGGCCAGAGCTTCACCGCCGCCGATCCGGAAGGCCATATCTGGTCCTTCGGCAGCTATGATCCGCTCGCCCCGCATCCGGCCTGA
- a CDS encoding leucyl aminopeptidase: MTTTVPIQFRPAEFETLKEAGGRIALILAPDARPGAFARRLDRLMRGAISRAMEGKAWTKLKSGEAMELAYPAGLEAEAVQLVKLPKKVSVTEARKAGGAIGKALGENGVTVMAAGHGRTTDIVLGAVLRAYDFRRHRTSEGNGKGAITILTAKVEALEAEWAAYAAVAEGIAFTRDLVNEPANVLTTTDFADRLAAMNEIGLKVEVLEEKELEKLGMRALLGVGQGSESPSKVVVMEWQGGKKGDAPLALVGKGVVFDTGGISIKPAAGMEEMTMDMGGAGVVAGVMRAIALRKAKANVVGLVGLVENMPDGRAQRPGDIVKSMKGDTIEVINTDAEGRLVLADVLWYAQDRYKPAGLVNLATLTGAMIIALGHENAGVFSNDDALCGALLKAAEAEGEGAWRMPMGAAYDELLKSRLADMKNIGGRPAGSITAAQFLRRFVKDDVPWCHIDIAGVTLPPKETDLAPKGATGWGVMSLDRLIRDRFEGQG; this comes from the coding sequence ATGACGACAACCGTCCCCATCCAGTTCCGCCCCGCCGAGTTCGAGACTCTGAAGGAGGCGGGCGGCCGCATCGCGCTGATCCTTGCGCCGGATGCGCGTCCCGGGGCCTTCGCGCGCCGTCTCGACCGGCTGATGCGGGGCGCGATCTCGCGCGCGATGGAGGGCAAGGCGTGGACGAAGCTCAAGTCCGGCGAGGCGATGGAGCTCGCCTATCCGGCCGGGCTTGAGGCGGAGGCCGTCCAGCTCGTGAAGCTGCCGAAGAAGGTGAGCGTGACCGAGGCGCGAAAGGCCGGCGGCGCGATCGGCAAGGCGCTTGGAGAAAACGGCGTGACTGTGATGGCGGCGGGCCACGGACGGACGACGGACATCGTGCTGGGAGCGGTGCTCAGGGCCTATGATTTCCGCCGCCACCGCACGTCGGAGGGCAATGGCAAGGGCGCGATCACGATCTTGACCGCCAAGGTCGAGGCGCTCGAGGCGGAATGGGCCGCATATGCGGCGGTCGCCGAGGGCATCGCGTTCACCCGCGACCTCGTCAACGAGCCCGCCAATGTGCTCACGACCACGGATTTCGCCGACCGGCTCGCCGCGATGAATGAAATCGGGCTCAAGGTCGAGGTGCTGGAAGAGAAGGAGCTCGAAAAGCTCGGCATGCGCGCGCTTCTGGGCGTGGGGCAGGGGTCCGAGAGCCCCTCGAAGGTCGTCGTGATGGAGTGGCAGGGCGGCAAGAAGGGCGACGCGCCCTTGGCGCTCGTGGGCAAGGGGGTCGTCTTCGACACCGGCGGGATCTCGATCAAGCCGGCCGCGGGGATGGAAGAGATGACGATGGACATGGGCGGCGCTGGCGTCGTCGCAGGTGTGATGCGCGCCATCGCGCTGAGGAAGGCCAAGGCTAATGTCGTCGGGCTCGTGGGCCTCGTCGAGAACATGCCGGACGGCCGCGCCCAGCGGCCGGGCGACATCGTGAAGTCGATGAAGGGCGACACGATCGAGGTGATCAACACCGACGCCGAAGGGCGGCTCGTCCTGGCCGACGTTCTGTGGTACGCGCAGGACAGGTACAAGCCTGCCGGGCTCGTCAATCTCGCGACGCTCACGGGCGCGATGATCATCGCGCTCGGCCATGAAAACGCGGGTGTCTTCTCGAACGACGACGCGCTCTGCGGCGCGCTCCTGAAGGCCGCGGAAGCGGAAGGCGAGGGTGCCTGGCGGATGCCGATGGGCGCGGCCTATGACGAGCTGTTGAAATCGCGGCTGGCGGACATGAAGAACATCGGCGGCCGGCCCGCCGGGTCGATCACCGCCGCGCAGTTCCTGCGCCGTTTCGTGAAGGACGATGTACCCTGGTGCCATATCGACATCGCGGGCGTGACGCTGCCACCGAAGGAAACCGATCTCGCGCCCAAAGGGGCGACCGGCTGGGGGGTTATGTCGCTTGACCGGCTAATCCGTGATAGGTTTGAAGGCCAGGGCTGA
- a CDS encoding thioredoxin family protein — protein sequence MISSRARAETIVGDDGLHKQPFFLDSFLELGADLEDAAAEGKGLIALFEQRGCPYCRELHQVNFARTEITDFIQAHFLVVQLDLWGARAVLDFDGEEMEERQLAQKWFVNFTPTQVLFPAENAGASDLRQAEAFRLPGYFKPFHHLSGLEYVATGAYRDQPFQRYLQDKFAELEAQGIDPDVW from the coding sequence ATGATCTCCAGCCGCGCGCGCGCCGAGACGATCGTGGGCGACGACGGGCTTCACAAGCAGCCGTTCTTCCTTGACAGCTTTCTAGAGCTCGGGGCCGATCTCGAAGATGCGGCGGCCGAGGGCAAGGGGCTGATCGCCCTCTTCGAGCAGCGCGGCTGCCCCTATTGCCGCGAACTGCATCAGGTCAATTTCGCCCGCACCGAGATCACCGATTTCATCCAGGCGCATTTCCTGGTCGTGCAGCTCGACCTCTGGGGCGCGCGGGCCGTTCTGGATTTCGACGGCGAGGAAATGGAAGAGCGTCAACTCGCGCAGAAGTGGTTCGTGAACTTCACGCCGACCCAAGTTCTCTTTCCAGCCGAAAATGCCGGTGCGAGCGATCTGCGGCAGGCGGAGGCCTTCCGGTTGCCTGGCTATTTCAAGCCGTTCCACCATCTCTCGGGCCTCGAATACGTCGCCACCGGCGCTTATCGCGACCAGCCTTTCCAGCGATATCTGCAGGACAAGTTCGCAGAGCTGGAAGCGCAAGGGATCGACCCGGACGTCTGGTAG
- the lptG gene encoding LPS export ABC transporter permease LptG: MTLSFYIARRFLVMFLTVFIGFFLLLFLIEMVEQIRRFAGTGLGLTATAELALLNVPQSVYRILPMITILSSIAFFLALARSSELVVIRAAGRSALRMLVSPLLMALVIGAFAVAVLNPIVAGTAKRYDTLSNEYRAGEANVVSVSREGMWLRQGGPDGQTVIRAARANYDGTTLYDATFISFDADGLPQSRLDASEARLEAGGWVLSDAKAWEFAQGQNPEQRAQTLAEHRLPSDLTADQIRDSFGTPATIPVWDLPSFISRLERAGFSARKHTVWFQMELALPLLLMSMVLVGAGFTMRHARSGQTGTMVLLAIVSGFAIFLLRNFAQVLGENGQIPVILAAWIPPVAAAMLSLSLVLHLEDG; this comes from the coding sequence ATGACACTGTCGTTCTACATCGCGCGCCGGTTCCTTGTGATGTTCCTGACCGTGTTCATCGGCTTCTTCCTACTGCTCTTTCTCATCGAGATGGTCGAGCAGATCCGGCGTTTCGCAGGCACCGGGCTCGGCCTTACCGCGACAGCCGAACTCGCGCTTCTCAACGTGCCGCAATCGGTTTACCGGATCCTTCCGATGATCACGATCCTGTCGTCGATCGCGTTCTTCCTCGCACTCGCGCGCTCCTCCGAACTCGTCGTGATCCGGGCGGCGGGGCGCTCTGCGCTCAGGATGCTCGTCTCGCCGCTTCTGATGGCGCTCGTCATCGGAGCCTTCGCCGTCGCTGTACTGAACCCGATCGTCGCGGGCACGGCCAAGCGTTACGACACGCTCTCTAACGAGTATCGTGCCGGCGAGGCAAACGTGGTCTCGGTCTCGCGCGAGGGGATGTGGCTGCGACAGGGCGGGCCGGACGGGCAGACCGTGATCCGTGCGGCGCGGGCAAATTACGACGGTACAACGCTTTACGACGCGACGTTCATCTCATTCGACGCAGACGGTCTGCCTCAGTCGCGCCTCGATGCGAGCGAGGCGCGGCTCGAAGCCGGCGGCTGGGTCCTGAGCGACGCGAAGGCATGGGAATTCGCGCAAGGCCAGAACCCGGAACAGAGGGCGCAGACGCTGGCCGAGCACCGCCTGCCTTCGGACCTCACAGCCGACCAAATCCGCGACAGCTTCGGTACGCCCGCAACGATTCCCGTCTGGGACCTGCCGAGCTTCATATCCAGGCTCGAACGGGCCGGCTTCTCGGCGCGCAAGCACACTGTCTGGTTCCAGATGGAGCTTGCCTTGCCGCTTCTTCTGATGTCCATGGTCCTCGTCGGCGCGGGCTTCACGATGCGCCACGCGCGCTCTGGCCAGACCGGAACGATGGTCCTGCTCGCCATCGTCTCGGGCTTCGCGATCTTCCTTCTGCGCAACTTTGCCCAAGTTCTGGGCGAGAACGGCCAGATACCCGTAATCCTCGCGGCCTGGATCCCGCCCGTGGCCGCCGCCATGCTGTCATTGAGCCTCGTCCTGCACCTGGAGGACGGATGA
- the lptF gene encoding LPS export ABC transporter permease LptF — MSRFDRYLLSQLMMLFGFFALILVSVYWVNRAVSLFDQLISDGQSAWVFLEFTALTLPNVIRLVLPVAAFVATVYVTNRLSAESELIVMQATGFSPWRLARPVLIFGLVVALMIAVLVTVLVPASRAKLAERRGEIAENVAANFLTEGTFLHPAAGITFYIRKITPRGELQDIFLTDLRAAGQRTTYTARRAILVKDPGGPKLVMFDGMAQTLSTETRGLAVTRFSDFTYDIGALIAGRGSPVPTVEELPTQALIAPDSVLLATMGTDAAALRVELHHRLSQPALAVVAALIGFATLLTGGYSRFGLWRQIVFAVVLLIVVQFFVNGATSLVTGAPALWPVLYLPSLAGLALSALLLAYAGRIRKVHHEFASAVAS; from the coding sequence GTGTCCAGATTCGACAGATACTTGCTGTCGCAGCTGATGATGCTCTTCGGCTTCTTCGCGCTGATCCTCGTCTCGGTCTACTGGGTCAATCGGGCGGTGTCGCTCTTCGACCAGCTCATCTCGGACGGCCAGTCGGCTTGGGTTTTCCTAGAATTCACCGCGCTTACGCTGCCGAACGTCATCCGTCTCGTCCTGCCGGTCGCGGCCTTTGTCGCCACGGTCTATGTCACGAACCGGCTATCGGCCGAAAGTGAGCTCATCGTCATGCAGGCCACCGGCTTCTCGCCTTGGCGGCTTGCCCGGCCCGTCCTGATCTTCGGCCTCGTTGTCGCGCTGATGATTGCGGTTCTCGTGACGGTGCTCGTCCCGGCAAGTCGCGCCAAGCTCGCCGAGCGGCGCGGCGAGATCGCCGAAAACGTCGCCGCGAACTTTCTGACCGAGGGTACATTCCTGCATCCCGCCGCGGGCATCACGTTCTACATCCGCAAGATCACGCCCCGCGGCGAGTTGCAGGATATCTTCCTGACCGATCTGCGGGCGGCGGGACAGCGCACGACCTACACCGCCCGGCGCGCCATCCTCGTGAAAGACCCCGGAGGGCCGAAGCTCGTGATGTTCGATGGCATGGCCCAGACCCTCTCGACCGAGACGCGGGGCCTCGCCGTCACGCGATTTTCGGACTTCACCTACGACATTGGCGCGCTCATCGCAGGGCGCGGTTCTCCGGTGCCGACGGTCGAGGAACTTCCAACGCAGGCACTTATTGCGCCCGATTCCGTGCTGCTCGCCACGATGGGAACGGACGCCGCTGCGCTGCGGGTCGAACTGCATCACCGGCTCTCTCAACCGGCCCTTGCGGTGGTCGCCGCGCTCATCGGTTTTGCCACGCTTCTGACCGGCGGCTACAGCCGGTTCGGGCTCTGGCGGCAGATCGTGTTTGCGGTCGTGCTCCTGATCGTCGTCCAGTTTTTCGTCAACGGCGCGACGAGCTTGGTGACCGGCGCTCCCGCGCTCTGGCCGGTGCTCTACCTGCCCTCGCTCGCGGGGCTCGCGCTCTCCGCCCTGCTCCTTGCCTATGCCGGGCGCATCCGGAAGGTGCATCATGAATTCGCCTCGGCGGTGGCCTCATGA